The Thermodesulfovibrionales bacterium DNA segment ATTAACACACCTCAAATCTCAATGAAGGCCGGGAAGACAGAAGAGGAACAAGGCAGCTCCGGCCAAAGCCTTTACGCCTTCGGGCTTATTCCTTATACTTTCTTATACGGGCATTCATGATGGAGAATATAGAGACCAATCTCAGGGCGACCGTCAAATACCTCTCAGAGGAAATCGGACAGCGGAGCTATCTCGATCTGAAAAAGCTGAACAGCTCTTCTGACTTTATCGAAGAGCGATTTCGTCTCTACGGTTGTGCCGTGGAAAGACAGCCCTTCACCTATGAAGGCAATACCTACTACAACATTATCGGAGGGGTGGACAGTCGAAGGGATATGAGAGAGGGTACGCTCGTGATAGGCGCACACTACGACACCGTTGTCGGCACACCCGGCGCGGACGACAATGCAAGCGGGGTGGCAGGTCTCCTCGAACTCGCGCGACTTCTCTCCTCAAGTCCGGCTCAAGGGAATATCTCTTTCGTCGCCTTCAGTCTGGAAGAGCCCCCCGTTTTTCTTACGTCGAGGATGGGGAGTCACGTCTATGCCGAAAGCCTTCATAGTCGGGAGGTAGAGGTTCGCGGGATGATTTCCCTTGAAATGCTCGGATACTACTGTGATTCAGAAGGCTGCCAGTATTATCCTTCTTCGCTTTTCAAATTACGGTATCCCGACAGGGGCAATTTTATCGCCTTTGTCGGAAACAGGTCATCACGGGCATTCACACAGCGACTGAAAAAGGCTTTTATGGCCGTATCTTCGCTACCCGTAGAATCCCTGAACACCTTCTCTTTTGTGCCCGGAGTCGATTTCTCAGATCACCGGAGCTTCTGGAAGTTCGGCTACCCTGCCTTCATGATAACGGACACAGCCTTTTACCGAAACCCAAACTACCACGGACCGGCAGATATGCCGGAAACCCTCGACTACAAAAAGATGGCAGACCTCGTTGCGGGGCTTTTTAAAGCCCTTATGCAGCTATGACTTCAAATATTTTATGAGGGCCTTTATCTGCCTTTTCGACAGCTTCTCATGGGGTGGCATCCCCGGATTGGGGGAATGAGACCGGGGAGTTCTTATCTGGTCTCTGATCCATTCATCGCTTCGCCTCTTCGTAACATCCGTAAGGTCGGGTCCGACCGCGGCACCCTTTCCTTTGAACGTGTGACAATTTATGCAGCGTTCTCTCGTGAAAAGGATAGACCCGTCAGGGGTGCCCGTGACAGCCGTGATGACGACAAGGAAGAGGATGGAGAGGATAGCCAAGGTTACGATCGCTTTGATCATACGTACACTTCCCTCTTCCCGTTTCCTCTTTACGGACAGATTGCCGATCATCTCATTTTCGATCATGATAATGATAATCTGAGGCTATTATCTCCCCGGGATCTTCTTTCTCTGCGGAAATAGCTCGATCATCAACTTTCCCGTCGCGACGCCGAACGCATCGAGGGGGTTCGCTTTGCAGTAATTCTCAAGCCAGACCATGAGACTATCAAAATCTTTCGTACCGACGATGTCGTAGGTTTCTTCGCTCCCTGTATTGAAGCCGGAGATGTAGCCCCCTACCCAATGATGATAAGACAAATCAGCGGCATCCTTGCGATCCTGAAGGAATTTTTCGCATGTCTTGCTCCCTATCCCGTAGACAGCCAAATTCCCCTGCTTGTCCCTGGCAGCAGCGAGTTCCATCGTCGCCACCATGAGCACGAAGAACAAAAAGATAATCCCCAGTTTCATTGATAGGAGCCCTCCTTTCGGAAAGATCACGCCCTAATCATAAATATTGTATCAGACCGAACGGGAGCACGGAAGGACCCTCTGGCAGGTTTGGCCGAAAAGCCGCGGTACATACTCCGACGGCCTTTTGATGATCCAAGGCCTTTATTGGAAGATCTCGTGAGGCTTGCTTCCTCGCACCGATAGACATGTTATAAGGGGAGTGAGGCAGGATGAGAATGAACAACACACCGTTCGGGTATCCTTCAGAGACATTCACCTTTGGCCATCAGCACGAATGAATGGCTGTGATATTCGGACTTCCAAGCGTCCGTTCTCGTGTACACCGTCCAACGTCATCTTGCCTGATAATAATAGCGTAATTATATTAATCCGCGCCTTTTTTTACAAGCTTCACCCGCTTTTAAGGTAACCCTGGTTTTGGGATAAGTAGCGCCTGAAAATCTGCACCCGCAGCACGGCCGGTCGAAAGATATTTTC contains these protein-coding regions:
- a CDS encoding M28 family peptidase; the protein is MMENIETNLRATVKYLSEEIGQRSYLDLKKLNSSSDFIEERFRLYGCAVERQPFTYEGNTYYNIIGGVDSRRDMREGTLVIGAHYDTVVGTPGADDNASGVAGLLELARLLSSSPAQGNISFVAFSLEEPPVFLTSRMGSHVYAESLHSREVEVRGMISLEMLGYYCDSEGCQYYPSSLFKLRYPDRGNFIAFVGNRSSRAFTQRLKKAFMAVSSLPVESLNTFSFVPGVDFSDHRSFWKFGYPAFMITDTAFYRNPNYHGPADMPETLDYKKMADLVAGLFKALMQL
- a CDS encoding cytochrome c; protein product: MIKAIVTLAILSILFLVVITAVTGTPDGSILFTRERCINCHTFKGKGAAVGPDLTDVTKRRSDEWIRDQIRTPRSHSPNPGMPPHEKLSKRQIKALIKYLKS